Proteins encoded within one genomic window of Nilaparvata lugens isolate BPH chromosome 11, ASM1435652v1, whole genome shotgun sequence:
- the LOC120353649 gene encoding serine-rich adhesin for platelets-like, translating to MCDTTKSTSKDDEDIDIYSELPNFKYDENLLKLEEDNKALKSKVAELMNKLKSLETQLQTCEKTNAIYRRNISMLFLSAKREIQRKDRTISELRSKSFHEARRDFPRRTRNEAVGRRNIPKNLEDEKTRPPPATSEPPVKEVTKNFRKKKVADNETSEQCALNDRNSDIPNDLNNQNLESGSQFLPNESEEILPKLDVNPSISESDKENQSENELMNAKNAADDKNPSYQDSDRSTDKSEKLISSESSAENVPAETNCADNGKSDEEVSSADCTDPNLLTNNKENQIPVISITICDTPESVSDSLKESVKEIESCVSESIEDLNQITEIEKGCQADGEKPIDDQDSIKITCNEKSVDDHDSTKMTNDMNLNTTSCSDLQVRNEGSSKDSEKEACSNENASEQLKFSTNTSQQENENVVLSCANVLLSLSTEFEFSEGIEGDKTCCEASSNNMKLSSEIGESESSVEVQEMNASSEELNASSEKLNASSVEGQEKNAILDELNDTSVKNHGDNATVEKMDESILEEQGKNSSVDKLNESGVEGQENDTRVENLDDVVVHTEVKGQETVGDTNLKEVLITDCGFSAFEKSDTPEIDDPPADKSDSKLTVEKPRIIDNISSSLHTFNSALDFSISTTNTNSLNADNIFEQQRQKAQLSESSLQVVNALKKLPKIRENFLQLFGESSNQENLKDSETGTPSKENDGKQCSTAAISKELKSLSCSSSLSSSSTSSSSMSSSSSFRTREKSSESAIPQVIRLFGIDITEEHSPFHVCKSSSQNSIMEEKVDEISHSTDTKRCRKTSTDRPTEGNKSETVTSKTNTVVVIEQVDAVLEKKSVKTDCSLTQVVIESKKISETKIVESQGQNLLQEKPVISKEIICEEPVIFPVPIIIVDKASDDKSGNKKASSQDNRATGEYYSNFTEALRNETNVSIAKTDVSQPEFQFESPSRYIMRINSNSVTSHKGFDITQSQSITGEDTLTMVDQPKSVPEEEMKTNLDFIAKKDKVSVSLSSEHFEFRKRRSSRPVVKINRSSLPNKQEVDKSKAVTDEQNKAKVNNTATIPLKSDKQAATPENDKLAKSPKNNISVRSPINDKQAVSPQDDKSAKSLKRGAKSPKSVKQNLGKHSITSSKKGIKSQMSPSATRQDSIQKQPLSSPSPRSNPTKEKSTPEPARKESIEEIKDKKHLSSVRNALNQLKRPLVPSRNDSIQRTQGFKRRRVVINPMAQNDLIKLGSKPTNETPKVENSVRNCETTNIAKDASPIASSSGLERLQSSSGSADSKPSLKRINDGSQLGPAKLMKLDNCVVVARSKDSSVTGKVVDESKTSQQRHRNAGKFDSRTRSTTKVSDAVRSSNRSGLTDVKSDVCERRSPSEYFNRSINRRYRGLLRDRKLRGRSPLVSRRRVDKNMMNMRETRERGDNRTSARVAERSVDNDVQRSSTLNFVEWKLKPIDFRRQRIGSLFERLVSEKVLEKLDKPRTYIRADPGEATPPPMVVPCSNDNRVLVDQANRSNQILSSPDLSNRSSQATNHPDTPKSTNNTLDPATSEIISPKPASQPNKVVIIRRRSNNAPKVLGDSVGTFVKTSSQVVVGGRGGVSSVSRESDQHQSRTTCNISHGPAPAPDKNEQLPPENDHCTGMLSAYDPSSHLPLAYRYQSS from the exons ATGTGCGATACAACTAAATCTACGTCAAAGGATGACGAGgatattgatatttattctgaactaccaaacttcaaatatgacGAAAACTTGCTCAAG TTGGAAGAGGATAATAAGGCGCTCAAATCCAAGGTTGCTGAACTTATGAACAAATTGAAATCATTGGAAACTCAGCTTCAGACGTGTGAAAAAACAAATGCCATCTACCGCAGGAATATCAGCATGTTATTCTTATCGGCTAAACGTGAAATTCAGCGTAAGGATAGGACAATTTCAGAATTAAGATCTAAGAG TTTCCATGAAGCGCGTCGTGATTTTCCCAGAAGAACCAGAAATGAAGCGGTTGGCAGACGGAACATACCTAAAAATTTGGAAGACGAGAAGACCAGACCTCCTCCAGCTACTAGTGAACCTCCTGTG aaGGAGGTCACCAAGaatttcagaaagaagaaaGTCGCCGACAATGAAACCTCAGAACAATGTGCATTGAATGATCGTAATAGCGACATACCCAATGATTTAAACAATCAGAATCTTGAAAGTGGATCACAGTTCCTTCCCAATGAAAGTGAAGAAATTTTGCCGAAATTAGATGTCAATCCAAGTATTTCAGAATCAGACAAGGAGAATCAATCTGAAAATGAGTTGATGAATGCGAAGAATGCTGCTGATGACAAAAATCCAAGTTATCAAGATTCAGATAGGAGTACAGATAAATCTGAAAAACTCATAAGCAGCGAGTCATCTGCTGAAAATGTACCAGCAGAAACTAATTGCGCTGATAATGGAAAGTCAGATGAGGAGGTGTCATCAGCAGATTGTACTGATCCGAATTTGTTGACTAATAATAAGGAGAACCAGATCCCAGTTATCAGTATTACAATCTGTGACACACCAGAATCGGTCTCAGATTCGTTGAAGGAATCTGTCAAAGAAATTGAAAGCTGTGTTAGTGAAAGTATTGAAGATTTGAACCAAATAACTGAAATTGAAAAGGGTTGTCAAGCAGATGGTGAAAAACCTATAGACGATCAAGATAGTATAAAAATTACTTGTAATGAAAAATCAGTAGATGATCATGACAGTACAAAAATGACTAATGACATGAACCTCAATACTACTAGTTGTAGTGATTTGCAAGTGCGGAATGAAGGCAGTTCGAAAGATAGTGAAAAGGAAGCTTGTAGTAATGAAAATGCGAGTGAACAGTTGAAATTTAGCACTAATACATCTCAACAAGAGAATGAAAATGTTGTTCTCTCTTGTGCAAATGTGCTTTTGTCATTGAGTACCGAATTTGAATTCAGTGAAGGTATTGAAGGAGACAAAACTTGCTGTGAGGCGTCtagtaataatatgaaattaagTTCTGAAATTGGAGAGTCAGAATCAAGTGTGGAAGTGCAGGAAATGAATGCTTCCTCAGAGGAATTGAATGCTTCCTCAGAGAAATTGAATGCATCAAGTGTGGAAGGGCAGGAGAAGAATGCTATATTGGATGAATTGAATGATACAAGTGTGAAAAATCATGGAGATAATGCTACAGTAGAaaaaatggatgaatcaatTTTAGAAGAGCAGGGAAAGAATTCTTCGGtagataaattgaatgaatcagGTGTAGAGGGACAGGAAAACGATACTAGAGTAGAAAATCTTGATGATGTTGTAGTACACACTGAAGTAAAAGGACAAGAAACCGTTGGAGATACAAACCTCAAAGAAGTTTTAATCACAGATTGTGGATTCAGTGCATTTGAAAAGTCTGATACTCCTGAAATTGATGATCCACCTGCCGATAAATCTGATTcgaagcttacagttgaaaaGCCGAGAATCATTGACAACATTTCATCATCTCTGCACACTTTCAATTCGGCTCTCGATTTCTCGATATCAACAACTAATACCAACTCTCTGAATGCAGACAACATATTTGAACAACAAAGACAAAAAGCACAGCTATCAGAGTCCAGTTTGCAGGTTGTTAACGCTTTGAAGAAGCTcccaaaaataagagaaaatttCTTACAGCTGTTTGGAGAGTCATCCAATCAGGAGAATCTGAAGGATTCTGAAACTGGAACTCCATCAAAAGAGAACGACGGTAAGCAATGTTCCACTGCTGCAATCAGCAAAGAATTGAAATCGTTGTCTTGTTCTTCATCTTTAtcctcttcttccacttcttcatcGTCGATGTCTTCGTCCTCCTCCTTTAGGACACGAGAGAAGTCCAGTGAGAGTGCCATTCCTCAGGTTATCAGACTTTTTGGCATTGATATCACTGAAGAGCATTCTCCCTTCCATGTCTGCAAATCATCGTCCCAGAACTCTATAATGGAAGAGAAGGTAGATGAAATCTCCCACTCCACTGACACTAAACGTTGTAGGAAAACATCCACAGATAGACCTACAGAAGGAAATAAATCTGAAACTGTTACAAGTAAGACTAATACTGTTGTTGTAATAGAACAGGTTGATGCAGTCCTAGAAAAGAAATCTGTGAAAACTGATTGTTCGCTTACACAAGTGGTTATTGAatcaaagaaaatctctgaaacaaaaattgttgaATCACAGGGTCAAAATCTTCTACAAGAAAAACCGGTAATTTCTAAGGAGATAATCTGTGAAGAGCCCGTTATATTTCCTGtgccaataattattgttgataaagcTTCAGATGATAAATCAGGAAATAAGAAAGCTTCCTCACAAGACAATAGGGCTACTGGAGAGTATTACTCGAACTTCACTGAAGCTCTTCGAAATGAGACAAATGTCAGTATTGCTAAAACTGATGTTTCTCAGCCTGAATTCCAGTTTGAGTCGCCGAGTAGGTATATTATGAGAATCAACAGTAACTCGGTAACCAGTCACAAGGGTTTCGATATTACACAGTCACAGTCCATCACTGGTGAGGACACCCTAACAATG GTAGATCAGCCGAAGTCTGTTCCTGAAGAGGAAATGAAAACTAACCTTGACTTTATTGCTAAGAAagataaagtaagtgtgtctctgagTAGTGAACATTTCGAATTCAGAAAAAGACGATCTTCACGACCTGTTGTGAAAATTAATCGTAGTAGTTTGCCAAATAAACAAGAGGTGGATAAATCCAAGGCTGTAACTGATGAACAGAATAAAGCAAAAGTTAACAATACGGCTACAATTCCTTTAAAAAGTGATAAACAAGCTGCCACTCCTGAAAATGACAAACTAGCTAAAAGTCCGAAAAATAACATATCAGTTAGAAGTCCAATAAATGACAAACAAGCTGTAAGTCCACAAGATGACAAATCAGCTAAGAGTCTAAAGAGAGGTGCTAAAAGCCCTAAAAGTGTCAAACAAAATCTTGGAAAACACTCTATAACCTCTTCAAAAAAAGGTATAAAAAGTCAAATGTCTCCTTCGGCTACAAGACAAGATTCCATCCAAAAACAACCTCTATCTTCCCCCTCTCCAAGAAGTAATCCAACTAAAGAAAAATCGACTCCTGAGCCGGCGAGGAAAGAGTCCATTGAAGAGATTAAAGACAAGAAACATCTATCTTCAGTAAGAAATGCTCTTAATCAACTGAAACGCCCACTTGTACCTTCGAGAAATGACTCAATCCAAAGAACACAGGGATTCAAGAGGAGACGTGTTGTTATCAATCCAATGGCTCAAAATGATTTAATTAAATTGGGATCCAAGCCTACAAATGAAACACCAAAGGTTGAGAATAGTGTGAGAAACTGTGAAACTACAAACATCGCGAAAGATGCTTCACCTATTGCATCGTCATCTGGATTAGAACGTTTGCAAAGTTCATCAGGGTCAGCCGACTCAAAACCTAGTTTGAAAAGAATCAATGACGGCAGTCAATTAGGTCCAGCGAAATTGATGAAGTTAGATAATTGTGTAGTGGTAGCACGAAGCAAAGATTCATCAGTTACTGGTAAAGTGGTGGATGAATCAAAAACGAGTCAACAAAGACATAGGAATGCAGGAAAATTCGACTCAAGGACTAGATCCACCACGAAAGTGTCAGACGCTGTCAGATCATCGAACAGAAGCGGACTAACCGATGTGAAGAGTGACGTTTGTGAGCGTAGGAGCCCTTCAGAGTATTTCAATAGAAGTATCAACAGACGGTACAGGGGTTTGCTCAGAGATAGAAAACTTAGGGGCCGATCGCCTCTTGTATCTAGGAGAAGGGTCGAtaaaaatatgatgaatatGAGAGAAACAAGAGAGAGAGGTGATAATAGAACTTCAGCGAGAGTAGCAGAAAGGTCTGTCGACAATGATGTGCAAAGAAGCTCTACATTGAATTTTGTGGAGTGGAAACTGAAGCCAATTGATTTCCGACGGCAGAGAATAGGTAGTTTATTTGAAAGGTTAGTTTCAGAGAAGGTTCTAGAGAAACTTGATAAACCTAGAACGTACATTAGAGCTGATCCCGGGGAGGCAACTCCACCTCCTATGGTAGTACCATGTTCCAATGATAACAGGGTTCTTGTTGATCAGGCAAATCGATCCAATCAAATACTATCATCCCCGGATCTGTCTAATCGATCGTCACAAGCTACTAATCATCCAGACACTCCAAAATCAACCAATAATACACTAGACCCAGCTACAAGTGAAATCATCTCTCCTAAACCTGCCTCACAACCAAACAAAGTAGTCATCATTCGAAGGAGAAGTAACAATGCTCCCAAAGTATTGGGAGACTCAGTGGGCACTTTTGTTAAAACTAGCTCTCAG